A region from the Salifodinibacter halophilus genome encodes:
- a CDS encoding ubiquinol oxidase subunit II, protein MPMHWMRLAGLVLFAPLAGCANARQDWLWIFNPNGPLATWSVYYLFVDVVLLLIIIVPATALTLWVIFRYRRGGHGTYDPSFRHSNLIEVFAWGVPLLVVGALSYYAYEGAHAVAPYDPGVLQTNPAAQANKPLQIDVITTDWQWLFIYPEQDVALANKLILPVGRQINMRLTSASVTNDFYILKLVGQIYVMPGMRTKRKFLIDRPGTYRGFSTEFSGPGFSWMDYKVHVVKKAKFQGWVDKAQATGQALSYKRFQQFAEPMVNTAHKTYTFNHVDPDLFETVIKRVKSGKLTHERPMELTEDMGSAKFRKHSTQ, encoded by the coding sequence ATGCCCATGCATTGGATGCGCCTAGCGGGTCTTGTTCTGTTCGCGCCGCTCGCGGGCTGTGCGAATGCGCGCCAAGACTGGCTGTGGATTTTTAATCCGAATGGCCCGCTGGCGACGTGGTCGGTCTACTATCTATTCGTCGACGTCGTCCTGCTGCTCATCATCATAGTACCGGCCACGGCCCTGACGCTTTGGGTGATTTTTCGCTATCGCCGCGGCGGGCATGGCACCTACGATCCATCGTTTCGCCATTCCAATCTGATCGAGGTTTTTGCGTGGGGCGTTCCGCTCCTGGTTGTCGGGGCGTTGTCCTATTACGCCTACGAAGGGGCGCATGCGGTCGCTCCCTACGACCCGGGAGTGTTGCAAACCAACCCCGCTGCACAGGCCAACAAGCCGTTACAGATCGATGTCATCACCACCGATTGGCAGTGGTTGTTCATCTATCCGGAGCAGGACGTCGCGCTCGCGAACAAGCTAATCCTGCCGGTCGGGCGCCAGATTAATATGCGTCTGACGTCGGCGTCGGTGACCAACGATTTCTACATTCTGAAATTGGTGGGCCAGATCTACGTCATGCCCGGCATGCGGACCAAACGAAAATTTCTGATTGACCGGCCGGGCACGTACCGCGGCTTTTCCACGGAATTCAGCGGCCCCGGGTTCTCCTGGATGGATTACAAAGTACATGTCGTCAAAAAAGCGAAGTTCCAGGGCTGGGTCGACAAAGCGCAAGCCACTGGGCAGGCGTTGTCCTACAAGCGCTTCCAGCAATTCGCCGAGCCGATGGTGAATACGGCCCATAAGACGTACACCTTCAACCATGTCGATCCGGACCTTTTCGAGACTGTGATCAAGCGCGTCAAGAGCGGCAAACTGACGCATGAACGGCCGATGGAGCTGACCGAGGACATGGGCTCGGCGAAGTTCCGCAAGCACAGCACCCAATAG